In Candidatus Omnitrophota bacterium, a genomic segment contains:
- a CDS encoding glycosyltransferase family 9 protein, producing MKILIVNPFGIGDVLFTTPILNALAESGHSVYYWSNERVADILKYNPKIKGVFSLARGDIKKIFKDSFFSGIKSLFSMLVKIKKEKFDVAFDFSLDYRYSLILWFLGVKKRIGFDYKNRGRFLTDAIKVKGFGGQHMVEYYNGLARFMGSSIKPDVNMELFVGKDDVKQAEVFLQKCGVAAGDILLGIAPGGGGSWGKDAFRKRWPKEKFAYIAERLGKEASYKIVIFGSKDESDICAYVNKNTSPKAIDACGKLTLGQYAAVLKRCRLLVTNDGGPLHMAVALEVPSVSIFGPVDEKVYGPYPESSKHAVISGEAKCRPCYKDFRYPLCKAFICFDSIEPERVLKTVKRFL from the coding sequence ATGAAAATACTTATAGTAAACCCTTTCGGGATAGGTGATGTATTATTCACTACGCCTATTTTAAACGCCCTGGCAGAAAGCGGCCACAGTGTATATTACTGGTCCAATGAAAGGGTCGCCGATATATTGAAGTATAACCCCAAAATAAAGGGTGTGTTTTCTCTGGCAAGGGGAGATATAAAGAAGATATTTAAGGATTCTTTTTTCAGCGGCATTAAGTCCTTGTTTTCAATGCTCGTAAAGATCAAAAAAGAGAAGTTTGACGTTGCCTTTGATTTCTCGCTGGACTATAGGTACAGCCTCATTTTATGGTTTTTGGGCGTAAAAAAGAGAATAGGGTTTGATTATAAAAATAGAGGCCGGTTTCTGACGGATGCCATAAAGGTAAAAGGCTTCGGCGGGCAGCACATGGTAGAGTATTATAACGGCCTGGCCCGTTTCATGGGGAGTAGTATCAAGCCAGATGTAAATATGGAACTTTTTGTAGGAAAGGATGACGTAAAGCAGGCAGAGGTATTTTTGCAAAAATGCGGCGTTGCCGCGGGAGATATTCTTTTGGGTATTGCCCCGGGCGGTGGCGGAAGCTGGGGCAAAGATGCTTTCAGAAAACGTTGGCCAAAGGAGAAATTTGCCTATATTGCCGAAAGATTAGGTAAGGAAGCAAGTTACAAAATAGTGATTTTCGGAAGCAAGGATGAATCGGATATATGCGCATATGTAAATAAGAACACCAGCCCAAAAGCGATAGATGCATGCGGTAAGCTTACTTTGGGGCAATACGCCGCGGTATTGAAAAGGTGCAGATTATTAGTTACAAATGACGGCGGACCTCTTCACATGGCGGTGGCATTGGAGGTGCCCAGCGTATCTATATTCGGCCCGGTGGATGAGAAGGTCTACGGCCCTTATCCCGAATCTTCGAAACATGCCGTAATAAGCGGCGAAGCGAAGTGCCGGCCGTGTTACAAAGATTTTAGATATCCTTTATGCAAAGCGTTTATATGTTTTGATTCTATAGAACCGGAACGCGTTTTAAAAACAGTAAAGAGGTTTTTATGA